A genomic segment from Polyangium mundeleinium encodes:
- a CDS encoding spinster family MFS transporter, which produces MIKSPRAILALLTALNLLNYVDRFVVTAVGPRIQEHLGLSDKELGLVTSAFMLGYFVTSPVFGWLGDRFPRKALIAAGVLVWSAATAASGLASALASLLAARVVVGVGEASYATLSPTLIDDVAPAEKKNRWLGIFYVAIPAGSALGFILGGQLEHRYGWRNAFYIAGGPGVLLALVALLLREPERSLAQKKDERGIVASFLDDTRALAQNRSYVLTVAGYIAQTFALGGFVQWAVPFLYRRLCLDLHVADGAFGKLTVLTGLVGTAIGSLVAERVPGEDRVRAALWVCAVSSAVATPVAVFAIFAPSSTSFLALLGVCELAVFASMAPTNLAILKSVPEDRRASAMALSIFLIHLLGDLISPPIVGAVSDAFGDAKAQCTSGTGLFWGMLLLPVALALSAAFWFVGARRTNPASSSS; this is translated from the coding sequence ACTACGTCGACCGCTTCGTCGTCACGGCCGTAGGACCGCGCATCCAGGAACATCTCGGGCTCTCCGACAAGGAGCTCGGCCTCGTCACGAGCGCCTTCATGCTCGGCTACTTCGTCACGAGCCCCGTCTTCGGATGGCTTGGCGACAGGTTCCCCCGCAAAGCCCTCATCGCCGCCGGCGTCCTCGTCTGGTCCGCTGCGACCGCAGCGTCGGGCCTCGCTAGCGCGCTCGCATCGCTGCTCGCCGCGCGTGTCGTCGTCGGCGTGGGCGAGGCGAGCTACGCGACCTTGAGCCCCACGCTCATCGACGACGTCGCGCCCGCCGAAAAAAAGAACCGCTGGCTCGGCATCTTCTACGTCGCGATCCCCGCAGGCTCCGCGCTCGGCTTCATCCTCGGCGGCCAGCTCGAGCATCGCTACGGATGGCGCAACGCCTTCTACATCGCAGGCGGGCCCGGCGTGCTGCTCGCGCTCGTCGCGCTGCTGCTCCGCGAGCCGGAGCGATCGCTCGCGCAGAAGAAGGACGAGCGCGGCATCGTCGCGAGCTTCCTCGACGACACGCGCGCGCTCGCACAGAACCGCTCGTACGTGCTCACCGTCGCCGGCTACATCGCGCAGACGTTCGCGCTCGGCGGCTTCGTGCAGTGGGCCGTGCCGTTCCTCTACCGAAGGCTCTGCCTCGATCTGCACGTCGCCGACGGCGCGTTCGGCAAGCTCACGGTGCTCACGGGGCTCGTCGGCACCGCGATCGGCAGCCTCGTCGCGGAGCGCGTGCCCGGCGAGGATCGCGTGCGTGCGGCGCTCTGGGTCTGCGCGGTCTCCTCGGCCGTGGCCACGCCGGTCGCCGTCTTCGCGATCTTCGCGCCGTCGTCCACGAGCTTCCTCGCGCTGCTCGGCGTGTGTGAACTCGCGGTCTTCGCCAGCATGGCCCCGACGAACCTCGCCATCTTGAAGTCGGTGCCCGAGGATCGACGCGCGAGCGCGATGGCGCTGTCGATCTTCTTGATCCACCTGCTCGGTGATCTGATCTCGCCGCCGATCGTCGGCGCGGTGAGCGACGCGTTCGGCGACGCGAAGGCGCAGTGCACGTCGGGCACGGGCCTCTTCTGGGGCATGCTCCTCCTGCCCGTCGCGCTCGCGCTGTCCGCCGCGTTCTGGTTCGTCGGCGCGCGCCGGACGAACCCTGCTTCTTCTTCGAGCTAG
- a CDS encoding AgmX/PglI C-terminal domain-containing protein: MRACATASFFATLSLTFAALFSACASGSPSEASSPEASPDKGTNGESAAPKDEAQPSPGAAAGDQGAGAAATPPPAPRKAPEKASDCKDMLAELTNEPPANGVVMNNAQTASDAGASDRFQPMSELIKSKRDAFRCCFDLWAKNNPGQKGKVAFTFELAPDGRLKESKIKQEESDIKAPEIESCMQDVAKGLSYPKSPSGKDTIFTYPFEFKARR; this comes from the coding sequence ATGCGAGCCTGCGCGACAGCCTCCTTCTTCGCGACGTTGAGCCTCACCTTCGCGGCGCTGTTCTCGGCGTGCGCGAGCGGATCGCCTTCCGAGGCGAGCTCGCCCGAAGCCTCGCCGGACAAGGGAACGAACGGCGAGTCGGCAGCACCAAAGGACGAGGCGCAGCCTTCCCCAGGCGCCGCGGCGGGCGATCAAGGCGCAGGCGCGGCCGCGACACCTCCGCCTGCGCCGCGCAAGGCGCCGGAGAAGGCGTCCGACTGCAAGGACATGCTCGCCGAGCTGACGAACGAGCCGCCGGCGAACGGCGTCGTGATGAACAACGCGCAGACCGCGAGCGACGCGGGCGCGAGTGATCGCTTCCAGCCGATGAGCGAGCTCATCAAGTCGAAGCGCGACGCGTTCCGCTGCTGCTTCGATCTGTGGGCGAAGAACAACCCGGGGCAGAAGGGGAAGGTCGCCTTCACGTTCGAGCTCGCGCCGGACGGGCGGCTGAAGGAGTCGAAGATCAAGCAGGAAGAGAGCGACATCAAGGCGCCCGAGATCGAGAGCTGCATGCAGGACGTCGCGAAGGGGCTCTCGTACCCGAAGTCGCCGAGCGGCAAGGACACGATCTTCACGTACCCCTTCGAGTTCAAGGCGCGCCGTTAG